The DNA sequence GTCTCGGTCGAGGGTGAGAACGGCTCCGGCCAGCTGATGCTGTTCGACGTGTCGGACGTGTCGGTGCGGGTCGGATCGGGCAGTATCACCATCGACCGAGCTACTGGTCGGGTGGACGCGCGGACCGGTTCCGGCGGCATCACCGCGTACCGGCTGTCCGGTCCGGCGGAGCTGCACACCGGTTCCGGCTCGATCGATGGCCGCGGTCTCAGCGGCGATGGCGTGGTCGCGACCACCGGCTCCGGGAAGGTGGAACTCACCCTTGACGACCCTGGTCCGGTGCGTGCCGAGACGTCCAGTGGGTCGGTGCACGTCACCGTGCCCGCGGGTAGCTACCGGATCCGTACCGAGACCGGATCCGGATCGGCCGACGTACGGGTGCCGGACGATCCGGACGGCGAGCATCTGATCGACGCGCGGACCGGCAGCGGGAGCATCGTCATCGATCGCAACCGGCCCGAACCAGTGTGACGTCCCGCAGATGCCGGGTCAGAAGCCCAGCTTGCGCAGCTGCCGGGGGTCGCGCTGCCAGTCCTTGGCGACCCGCACGTGCAGATCGAGGTAGACCCGGCTGCCGAGCAGTTCCTCGATCTCCTTGCGGGAGCGGGTGCCGACGTCGCGCAGCCGGCTGCCGCCGGCGCCGATGACGATCGCCTTCTGACTCGGCCGCTCAACGTAGATGTCGGCATATATCCGGATCAGCGAATCCTCCGGGAGCATCTCCTCGACGATCACCGCGATCGAGTGCGGCAGCTCGTCCCGTACGCCTTCCAGCGCGGCCTCCCGGATCAGCTCGCCGATCAGCACCTGCTCGGGCTCGTCGGTGAGCATGTCGTCCGGGTAGAGCCGGGGAGATTCGGGCAGGTGGCCGGTCATCACCTCGACCAGGGTCTGCACCTGGTGGCCGGTGGCGGCGCTGACCGGCACCACGTCGGCGAAGTCGCCCAGCTCGCTGACCGCGAGCAGCTGCTCGGCGAGTCGGCCCCGGTCGACCAGGTCGGTCTTGGTGACCACCGCCAGCACCGTCGCTTTGAGCTCGGCGATCTCCCCGGTGATGAACCGGTCGCCCCGGCCGATCGGCTCGTTGGCCGGTATGCACAGCCCGATCACGTCGACCTCACTCCAGGTCTGGCGGACCAGGTCGTTGAGGCGTTCGCCGAGCAGCGTCCGCGGCCGGTGCAGCCCCGGGGTGTCGACCAGGACAAGTTGCGACTGCGGCTGGTGCAGTACGCCCCGGATCACGTGCCGGGTGGTCTGCGGCTTACTGGAGGTGATCGCGATTTTCTGCCCGACGATCGCGTTGGTCAGGGTCGACTTTCCGGCGTTCGGGCGGCCGACGAAACAGGCGAAGCCCGCCCGGAAGGTCTCCGGCGGAGCCGACCCGCGCCGGCTCACTGGCGTACCGTGCCGCCTCACTGGCGTACCGTGCCGAGCAGTTTGCCGTCCGGGGCCGCGACGTGGACCGGCGCGTCGGTGGCCAGGTCACGCACCACCGCGTGGCCAGCACCGTCCAAGGTGGAGGCTTCGGTGACCACCGCGGCAGCCTCCAGCCGGGTGGCCCCGGACGCGACGGCCGACGCGACCGCCAGCTGCAACGCGGTCAGCGTCAACGACGGCAACGCGACGTTCGCCCCGGCGTAGGTGCGACCGTCCTGGTCCCGCACGGCGGCGCCCTCGGCCGCCCCGATCCGGGCCCGGGCGCTGCGGGCCAGCACGACCAGCTTGCTGTCCTCGGCGCTGATCTGCGGCTCCGGCTCCGACCCGGCCGGCGTGGCCGACGGCGACTCAGGCATCTGCGTGCTGCCTTTCCTCTGCTCTGGCATGACGGTGGTCCTTGCCGGCGGCGGTGCGCTCGGCCGACGGCTCGGCCGGCCGGTCCACGGTCCGGGTGACCAGGACGGTGTCCACCCGGTTACGCCGGCCGGTGGTGCCCTCGGCGACCAGCCGGAGACCGGCGACGGTGACCTCCGCACCGGGGATCGGCACCCGGCCGAGCAGGTGGGCCATCAACCCGCCGACCGTCTCGACCTCGTCGTCGGAGATCTCCACGTCGAACAGCTCGCCGAGGTCCTCGACCGGCAGCCGGGCGGTCACCCGTACCCGATCGTCGTCGAGTCGTTCGACCGGTGGCCGCTCGACATCGTACTCGTCGGTGATCTCGCCGACGATCTCCTCCAGGATGTCCTCGATGGTGACCAGTCCCCCGGTGCCACCGTACTCGTCGACCACGATCACCAGGTGGGTGCGGGCGGCCTGCATCTCGGAGAGCAGGTCGTCCACCGGCTTGGACTCCGGCACGAACGTCGCCGGACGCATCAGCTCGACCACCGGGACCTCGTCGCTGCCCGGCCCGACCGCGTGGGCCCGACGGACCACGTCCTTGAGGTAGATGATGCCCACCACGTCGTCGACGTTCCCGCCGATCACCGGAATCCGGGAGAAGCCGGACCGCAGGAACAGCGCCAGCGCCTGGCGCAGCGTCTTGTGCCGTTCGATCCACACCATCTCGGTCCGCGGCACCATCACCTCACGGGCGATGGTGTCGCCGAGCGCGAACACCGAATGGATCATCTGGCGCTCGCCGTGCTCCACGACGCCGCGCTGCTCGGCCAGGTCGACCAGCTCCCGCAGCTCGATCTGAGTGGCGAAGGGGCCTTCCCGGAAGCCCTTGCCCGGGGTCACCGCGTTACCGATCAGGATCAGCAGCGAGGCCAGCGGGTTCAGGGCGCGGCCCAGACCGCGCACCAGCGGCGCGGTCGCCCGCGCCACGACGAAGGCGTGCTGGCGGCCGATCGTGCGCGGGCCGACCCCGACCACCACGAAGCTGACCACGGTCATCGCCCCGGCGGTGACCAGCGCCGCCGTCCAGCCGGCACCGAAGGTGTCCACGGCGACCAGCGCGACCAGGGTGGTGGCGGTCAGCTCGCAGAGCAGGCGGAGCAGCAGCAGCAGATTGACGTGCCGGACCGCGTCCGCGGCGACGATCTGCAAAGCCCGGGCGGAACGGCTGCCGTCGCGGGCCAGCTCGGCGGCCCGGGCCGGGGAGACGACGACCAGCGCCGCCTCGGTCATCGCGATGATTCCGGCCAGCACCACCAGACCGGCGGCGATGACCAACAGTTGCAGGTCCGGCAGCCCGGTGGCTGCCGCAGCGGCGGCCAGCGGGGTGCCGGTGGTATGGCCAGAGTTCACGTGGCCCGGGCTTCCTTCCAGCTGTAGAGCAGGCGAGCCTGCAACTCGAACATCTCACGTTCCTCGTCCGGCTCGGCGTGGTCGTAGCCGAGCAGGTGCAGCACCCCGTGCACGGTGAGCAGGTGCAGCTCGTCGGCGGCGGCGTGCCCGGCGGTGGCCGCCTGCTTGGCGGCCACCTCCGGGCAGAGCACGATGTCGCCGAGCAGCCCCGGCTCGTCCGGGCTCGACTCCCCCGGGCCGTGGTCGACGCTGCCCTCGTCCATCGGGAAGGCGAGTACGTCGGTCGGTCCGTCGCTGCCCATCCAGCGGTGGTTGAGCTCGGCCATGTAGTCCTGGTCGACAAGCAGCACCGACAGCTCCGCGAGCGGGTTGACGCCCATCTCGTCCAGCGCGTGACGGGCGACGGCGAGCACCGCGTCGGTGTCGACGTCGATTCCGGACTCGTTGGCGATCTCGATGGACACGTGTCTCTCCCGAAGCTCTATCGGCGCCGGTTCGCCCGGCCACCGTGGGCGGTCCGGCCCTGGACCGCGTGGACGCCCTGATTCTGCTGTGCCTCGCGGTCGGCGTCCCACCGGGCGTACGCGTCGACGATGTCACTGACCAGCCGGTGGCGCACCACGTCGGTGCTGGACAGCTGCGCGAAGTGCACATCGTCCAGGCCGGTGAGGATGTCCCGAACGGTACGCAGCCCGCTGGAGGTGCCACCGGGCAGGTCGACCTGGGTGATGTCGCCGGTGACCACGATCCGGGAGCCGAAGCCGAGCCGGGTCAGGAACATCTTCATCTGCTCGGCCGTGGTGTTCTGCGCCTCGTCGAGGATGATGAAGGCGTCGTTGAGGGTGCGACCCCGCATGTAGGCCAGCGGCGCGACCTCGATGGTGCCGGCCGCCATCAGCTTCGGGATGGAGTCGGGGTCGAGCATGTCGTGCAGCGCGTCGTAGAGCGGACGCAGGTAGGGGTCGATCTTCTCGTAGAGCGTCCCGGGCAGGAAGCCGAGCCGCTCACCGGCCTCGACCGCCGGCCGGGTGAGGATGATCCGGTTGACCTGCTTGGCCTGCAGGGCCTGCACCGCCTTGGCCATCGCGAGGTAGGTCTTGCCGGTACCGGCGGGGCCGATGCCGAAGACGATGGTGTGCGCGTCGATCGCGTCCACGTACCGCTTCTGGCCCAGGGTCTTGGGCCGGATGGTCCGCCCGCGCCGGGAGAGGATGTTGAGGGTGAGCACGTCGGCGGGGCGCTCGCTGCCGCCCTGCGCCAGCATGCCGACGGTACGCCGGACCGCGTCGGTGGTCAGCGTCTCGCCCTTGGCGATGAGCTCGAGCAGCTCGCTGAACAGCCGCTCGGCCACCGCGTTGTCCGACGGCACACCGGTGATGGTGATCTCGTTGCCGCGTACGTGGACATCGCTGGCGAGGGACTGCTCGACCAGCCGCAGGATCTCGTCGCCTGCGCCGAGCAGGTTGACCATGATCTGCGGGTCCGGGACGGTGATCCTGGTCTGCACCCGGGCCTGCCCGGGAGGTGGAGTGCCGGTCATGGGTCGGCCTGACGGCCTTTCGCACCTGCTTCCATTTCAGCGCCCCGACCCGGTCGGCCGTGGCGGGCGGACTTGCTGCCATCGTATCCGCTCAACGCCCGGCGCAGCGGCTCCATTTCCGCCGGTTGTCAACGGGACAGCAGCGGACCGAGTGGTGCCCCACCCAGCACGTGAGCGTGCACGTGGAACACCTCCTGACCGGCGTACCGGCCGGTGTTGAAGATCAACCGGAACCCGTCGGCGGCCAGCCCTTCGGCCTGCGCCACCGCGGCCGCCGTGGTCAACAGCTCGCCCGCGACGGCGGGGTCGGCCGCGGCAAGCGCGGCGACGTCGGGGTGGTGCTGCTTCGGTATCACCAGCACGTGGGTGGGTGCCTGCGGGTGGAGGTCCCGGAACGCGACCGTGTTGGCCCCGTCGTACAGCAGGGTGGTCGGCAGTTCCCCGGCGGCGATCCGGCAGAAGACACAGTTGTCGCTCACCCGACGGATGGTAGCGGTGAC is a window from the Solwaraspora sp. WMMD792 genome containing:
- a CDS encoding DUF4097 family beta strand repeat-containing protein — encoded protein: MTSTRTTSTAFAAASTVALLAVASAACAPLDWHQLDFRDTETVPITTVRIVESGDGDVLVRTRPGDTVEIQRVVRYQRSEPGRTYRIDGTVLELDTSCGWRCDVSYDIVAPPGVSVEGENGSGQLMLFDVSDVSVRVGSGSITIDRATGRVDARTGSGGITAYRLSGPAELHTGSGSIDGRGLSGDGVVATTGSGKVELTLDDPGPVRAETSSGSVHVTVPAGSYRIRTETGSGSADVRVPDDPDGEHLIDARTGSGSIVIDRNRPEPV
- a CDS encoding histidine triad nucleotide-binding protein yields the protein MSDNCVFCRIAAGELPTTLLYDGANTVAFRDLHPQAPTHVLVIPKQHHPDVAALAAADPAVAGELLTTAAAVAQAEGLAADGFRLIFNTGRYAGQEVFHVHAHVLGGAPLGPLLSR
- the ybeY gene encoding rRNA maturation RNase YbeY, yielding MSIEIANESGIDVDTDAVLAVARHALDEMGVNPLAELSVLLVDQDYMAELNHRWMGSDGPTDVLAFPMDEGSVDHGPGESSPDEPGLLGDIVLCPEVAAKQAATAGHAAADELHLLTVHGVLHLLGYDHAEPDEEREMFELQARLLYSWKEARAT
- a CDS encoding PhoH family protein, which produces MTGTPPPGQARVQTRITVPDPQIMVNLLGAGDEILRLVEQSLASDVHVRGNEITITGVPSDNAVAERLFSELLELIAKGETLTTDAVRRTVGMLAQGGSERPADVLTLNILSRRGRTIRPKTLGQKRYVDAIDAHTIVFGIGPAGTGKTYLAMAKAVQALQAKQVNRIILTRPAVEAGERLGFLPGTLYEKIDPYLRPLYDALHDMLDPDSIPKLMAAGTIEVAPLAYMRGRTLNDAFIILDEAQNTTAEQMKMFLTRLGFGSRIVVTGDITQVDLPGGTSSGLRTVRDILTGLDDVHFAQLSSTDVVRHRLVSDIVDAYARWDADREAQQNQGVHAVQGRTAHGGRANRRR
- a CDS encoding cytidine deaminase, with translation MPESPSATPAGSEPEPQISAEDSKLVVLARSARARIGAAEGAAVRDQDGRTYAGANVALPSLTLTALQLAVASAVASGATRLEAAAVVTEASTLDGAGHAVVRDLATDAPVHVAAPDGKLLGTVRQ
- the era gene encoding GTPase Era, translated to MSRRGSAPPETFRAGFACFVGRPNAGKSTLTNAIVGQKIAITSSKPQTTRHVIRGVLHQPQSQLVLVDTPGLHRPRTLLGERLNDLVRQTWSEVDVIGLCIPANEPIGRGDRFITGEIAELKATVLAVVTKTDLVDRGRLAEQLLAVSELGDFADVVPVSAATGHQVQTLVEVMTGHLPESPRLYPDDMLTDEPEQVLIGELIREAALEGVRDELPHSIAVIVEEMLPEDSLIRIYADIYVERPSQKAIVIGAGGSRLRDVGTRSRKEIEELLGSRVYLDLHVRVAKDWQRDPRQLRKLGF
- a CDS encoding hemolysin family protein, which encodes MNSGHTTGTPLAAAAAATGLPDLQLLVIAAGLVVLAGIIAMTEAALVVVSPARAAELARDGSRSARALQIVAADAVRHVNLLLLLRLLCELTATTLVALVAVDTFGAGWTAALVTAGAMTVVSFVVVGVGPRTIGRQHAFVVARATAPLVRGLGRALNPLASLLILIGNAVTPGKGFREGPFATQIELRELVDLAEQRGVVEHGERQMIHSVFALGDTIAREVMVPRTEMVWIERHKTLRQALALFLRSGFSRIPVIGGNVDDVVGIIYLKDVVRRAHAVGPGSDEVPVVELMRPATFVPESKPVDDLLSEMQAARTHLVIVVDEYGGTGGLVTIEDILEEIVGEITDEYDVERPPVERLDDDRVRVTARLPVEDLGELFDVEISDDEVETVGGLMAHLLGRVPIPGAEVTVAGLRLVAEGTTGRRNRVDTVLVTRTVDRPAEPSAERTAAGKDHRHARAEERQHADA